In Miscanthus floridulus cultivar M001 chromosome 8, ASM1932011v1, whole genome shotgun sequence, the sequence AGTTCAGGTAGTTTTTGCTAATTCATCCTTGttttacatatacatatatatatccaatgaCTGCTATATTACTACCACGTCACAGATCAAATTGACCATCTGTGAAGGAGAAGATGGCACTGAATCATCAAATGGAGATGTGTTGATCTTTCCAGATATGATCAGATACAAGTAAGCTGCAAGCGTGCTAACTAATAAACATGTGGTATTTAGGCTTCAAAGTCAACTATTTGTTAATTTTCAATCTGCGACATATGTTTGCAGAGGGCTGACCCATTTTGATGTCGACAACTTtgttgaagaagtgcttgtgaAGGATATTGACTGGCTTCCTGCATCTCCTGAGCCTATGAGTGGTTCCTATGTTTTTGTTTGCTCCCATGGAAGCAGGGACAAAAGGTGTGGTGTTTGTGGACCTGCTTTGATTAAAAGGTTCAAGGAAGAGATAAATGGACTGGGACTTGATGGTCAGGTGTCTGTCAGTGCATGCTCACACGTGGGAGGTCATAAGTATGCAGGAAATGTCATCATTTTCAGTTCTGATGCTAAGGGAGATGTGACTGGTCATTGGTAAGGACTGTTATTAAATTAACATTAACCCTTCACTTTGTCTTGTGCGACTattgtttttttttacttttgcatATGCACATTCTGTCCATTTATAATCCAATTAGTGCTCACTACAATTGCAATTGTAGGTATGGTTATGTTGTTCCTGATGATGTGCCTGTTTTGCTGCATAAACATATTGAACAAGGAGAAATTGTGGACCATCTATGGAGGTATCCTCCTTGTTAAACCCTTGTTCTCCTATCTGTACACCATGGGTTGAGAACTTAGAATTGTTTACTCATCATTTACATCTTATCATGATGTGAAGTCATGAATGACTAGATGTCGGTTCCCAGCCTATTATATTTCTCTTTCTTATCCTGCAAAGTACATGCTTATGTGAACATGTGTAATATATTCTATGATTAATCATACAAAAAAAAACCTGCATAATGTTCTAGTTTAATTGCATTACTTAAAGTAGTACTGTTAACACATCCTTTTAGTAATGCTTAAATTAGCTTCAATGGAGAATTGGAGTCATAATGTTCAAAACTATGTGCATTTCGGTAGTCTAATGTATATTATGGGGCCAAAgtcttaatttgaattttgtGCATTTAAATTTTGCACTTGTGCATTAAAGTTGTTCAAGACAATGCACTATAAGCATGCATGAAACTGTGTTCTTGTATAGTGCATTTTCTGTTCAGCCATGCTCATACACAGGAAATTTCCTATATGAACTTCATATTTGAATTCCTTTTTAAATTATCCTCCCTTATTGGTGTGGGTTTATCCAGAATCTCAGTGTTGGATTTGTCTGCACTATGTCAAATCACTCACTTTGTATGTATTGATCTGCTCATGAGGATAGCTGAtcaagaatgatatttcattaatGCTTCGCTGGAATTCTCCAACTGCTTAATGTGGAATGTCGTAGCAAGTCTACTTCCTGGTTGAATTTGATACTCATGTATATGTCTTTGTACTTCTAGTTGCACCAACTTCAGAACTTAAAGAACGACCCTTACATGGCAAGCTGTTCAGTGTTCACATTCACAGTTCTTTGTTGCAATAGAAGAATGGTGTTTCCCTGAATCTAATAATGCATGTTCAAAATCCCTTTTGACTTTTTGTACTTGTGTCACAAGGCCCTGGGGCCACCAAATTAATGCTTTCTGCCTCCATTGCTAATTTGCTATGTTCAAGTGATCCTACAATATATGTTTGATTGATAGCTGAGTGTTTCTTTGTCCTGGGGTTCTTATGTGTGCTATATATGGTGTCTTGCAGGGGGCAGATGGGTTTATCCGAGGAGCAGCAGAAGCAAGCTCTCGAGTTTCGGAGCATGCTAAATGGTGGCAAAGAATCCCTTGAAGAAACCGGAACAGATGGTGCTTCTTGCAACCCTGCAGCAGCTGGTGGATGCTGCCAAGGCAATGGTGGCTTCACCTGCTGCCAAACTGACCTGCCAAAGGAAAAACAGGACAAGGGTATCGCAGCTGAGCAGAACCCCAAGAGCTCTGAGGAGAATGACAAGGAGGGTGGTGCTGTTAGCAAGAAGGGGAATACAAAGACTTGCCCGATGCCCACCTGGTTTGAGACCTGGGAGAGAGCTGACACCTATGCCGCTCTTGCTGTTGTCGCAGCTGCTGCAGCGGTGTTTGTCTCTTTCAGAATCTACAAGAACCTCAACTGAAGAACTTGAGAGATGCTTGAAGAGGTGCCCAAAACAAGTCTAGGTGAAACAGCGTACTGTGGTGAAACAGTCTGGGATGAGAATAATATTTACCTGTGCATAGTTATGCGAGGCTTAGAACCGTAAAGTAGCGTTTCTGGAGATGGTGATGAAAAGGTGTTGCGGCTACTGTGTTCTCGTGTGTGAACTCCTTGTGAACGTTCACTGCTATCGAAGTTTCGATGCCTTAGCTGCTGTTAATCATAAGCAAGGCGATGGCCTCGGCATCAACATTCACTGTGATGATGTTGTCTTTTGTTTGCTTTTGGATGTTCTGGAG encodes:
- the LOC136478004 gene encoding uncharacterized protein — its product is MLHIFPKLPKQFPFPPPPLSSSQRAPTRRRLLPLRLLMASPTAGDAPLAAPAPAADATDAALAAAAAVPDPDAEFGFQRPELGKEKLVGTVGFHERHVFLCYKGPDVWPSHLEASESDRLPRLLAAAIKARKPNLKKTIKLTICEGEDGTESSNGDVLIFPDMIRYKGLTHFDVDNFVEEVLVKDIDWLPASPEPMSGSYVFVCSHGSRDKRCGVCGPALIKRFKEEINGLGLDGQVSVSACSHVGGHKYAGNVIIFSSDAKGDVTGHWYGYVVPDDVPVLLHKHIEQGEIVDHLWRGQMGLSEEQQKQALEFRSMLNGGKESLEETGTDGASCNPAAAGGCCQGNGGFTCCQTDLPKEKQDKGIAAEQNPKSSEENDKEGGAVSKKGNTKTCPMPTWFETWERADTYAALAVVAAAAAVFVSFRIYKNLN